ATGTATATCCTTTGAATGACGACTCATATGAGCTAAGGTCTACTGCATCGCCAACATAACCAAGATAACTGTCAGATGTTTTGATTTTAACACCATTGGCATCCACATAGTTAATCATTAATTCACCAGAAATAGCAGGTGTGTAAGTTAGAGTAACGGTTTGATCTTGAGCTGTTAAGGCAGTAATCGATTTATCTGCTGTACTAAATGTATAGCCAGTAATCACTGTTTCGTATGAAGCAAGGTCTACTGCATCACCAACAGAACCACTGACTGTTTTTGGCGCTTGAATTTGTTTACCAGAAGCATCCACATAGTTTACTGTCAACGTAGCCGATTTTACTTGATCTTTTACGAAGGTCAAGGTAACGGTTTGGTCTTGAGCTGTCAATTCTGTGATCGTTTTATCTGCTGTACTGAATGTATACCCGTTGAATGATGATTCATATGGGCTAAGGTCTACTGCATCGCCAACATAACCAATCAGGCTATCAGATGTTTTGATCTTAACACCATTAGCATCCACATAGTTAATCGTTAATTCACCAGAGATATCATGTGTGTAAGTCAAAGTAACTGTTTGATCTTGAGCTGTTAAGGCAGTAATTGATTTATCCGCTGCACTAAATGTATAGCCGCTAATCGCTGTTTCGTATGAGACAAGGTCTACTGCATCACCAACATAACCACTGACTGTTTTAGGTGCTTGGATTTGTCTACCAGAATCATCCACATAGTTTACTGTCAACGTACCCGACTTTACTTGATCTTTTACGAAGGTCAAGGTAACGGTTTGGTCTTGAGCTGTCAATTCTGTAATCGCTTTATCTGCTGCACTAAATGTATACCCGTTGAATGACGACTCATATGAGCTAAGGTCTACTGCATCGCCAACATAACCAATCAAGCTGTCAGATGTTTTGATCTTAACACCATTAGTATCCACATAGTTAATCGTTAACTCACCAGAGATATCATGAGTATAAGTCAAAGTAACGGTTTGGTCTTGAGCTGTTAAGGCAGTAATTGCTTTATCTGCTGTACCAAATTTATAGCCGCTAATCGCTGTTTCGTATGAAGTAAGGTCTACTGCATCACCAACAGAACCACTGACTGTTTTAGGTGCTTGAATTTGATTACCAGAATCATCCACATAGTTTACTGTCAACGTACCTGATTTTACTTGATCTTTTACGAAGGTCAAGGTAACGGTTTGGTCTTGATCTATCAATTCTGTGATTGATTTGTCTGCTGAACTAAATGTGTAGCCTTTGAATGACGACTCATATGAGCTAAGGTCAACTGCATCGCCAACATAACCAAGATAACTGTCAGATGTCTTGATTTTAACACCATTGGCATCCACATAGTTAATCATTAATTCACCAGAAATAGCAGGTGAGGTTATTTTAGCTTCTGATACCATATTATCCACTGTATTAGCAGCTGAACTTGTAACAAGCGATGGTGTTTTAGCATGACTTGATGAACTAGATTGCGTGTCTGCTAATGCAGTTGTTGATGGTAACATTGCTCCTGATAAAACTAACCCACACATAAGTATACTAGAGAATTGTTTCAAACTTCTATAGTTTGTTTGTGTTGAAAACTCTTGTTTTGATTTTTTCATTGATTCTTGTCTACTTTCTTTTTTTCAAATATTCTATAAACTAATGGCTATCACTATCTCTGAACTTAACAGGACGTTAAAATCACTCAATTTTACCCGTTCCTTATAAGCAGTAAGATAGAAAAAGTTTTGCTGCTGATGTTATTTTAATTAGTATACCTTCTGTATATATCCTTGCTTATCTAAAGATCCTTAATTAGACAAGTAAGCTCAAATACCGTTGGTCAAGTAAAAAAAAGCGCGGGCAACCTATAATTTACTTACGCAATTTCTTTACTATCTAATTTTTCATATAACACCACAATAAATTATATCATACTATATTTATTTATCAACTATTATAATAAGTATTTTTGTTATTTTTTATATTTTGTTTTTACGAGACTATTATCAGATAATAGGTTGATGAGATCTTTACTAAAGAACCGATTAAAAAAAGCACATACAAATTTCTCAATTTTTTTACGCACCATAGGACAATGATTTATATTTATAAACATAAACCCCTAATAACAGGCGCATTTTTTGCTAAAATAAACTATACAGAAAGGGAGGGTTCGCAAGAACTCATCGTACATATGAATAAAAAACTAATTTTAGGTCTAGCCTTATTTGCTATCACTTCTTTTGGCATCTTGAGCGCCTGCGGTAAAGAAGCGACTACCAAAGCGAAGCAAAAGGAAATCATTGTCGCGACAAATGCGAACTCTAAACCGAATACTTATATGGAAAATGATAAGTTGACAGGCTATGATATTGAACTAACACGCGCTGTTTTTAAACAACTTCCCGAGTATAAACTAAAATTTCAGGTGATTGATTTTAACTCAGTCTTATCTGGTGTTGATAATGGCAGATTTCAAATGGCCGCAAATGCCCTATCTTGGACAGCTGAACGGGCTGAAAAATATGGGTACTCACTACCGCTTTCTAAATCAGCAACATCTGTCGCAGTCAAACCCGGCATGAAAGTCAAAACGTTGACAGACTTAGCCGGTAAAACAACTGAAGTGCTGGCTGGTGTTCAAGTCGCAACCATGCTCGAAACTTGGAACAAGGAAAATCCTGATAAAGCCATGCATCTCACCTATATGGATGCTAGCTACCCGCTGACTTCCTATGTTTCGGATGTCGATTCTGGAAAAAGCGACTTCGTCATGTATGATCAAATTTCCTTAACGCAAATTATTAAACAACAAAACTACAACCTCAAGGTTCAACCAATTGACTTAGGGAACACAGATAAGCATACTGGCTTTAACTACTTCATTTTTGGTAAAGATCATGATGATAAAGACTTACAGAAAAAAGTAGATGACGTATTAGTCAAGCTTTACAAAGATGGCACGATGGGTAAACTATCTGAAAAATATCTGGGCGGTAATTTCATTCCTAGAAAGGATGAAATGAGCGATGCCAAGGATTAAGGATGCCACGTATTGGGCCGAAAAATTAAGGCAAGGTAAGGTCATCGCATCTGACTTACTCTTACTAACCGAACAAAAAATATCTGATATTAATCCCAGATATAATGCGCTAGTGGCCTATGATATAGCCAAGGCACAGGATGATATGAGCACCACTAAAACGGGGTTTTTCGCGGGGCTTCCCTTTCCCTTGAAGATGTTGGGACAAGATCACGCTGGGCTACCATCTACTGCTAGTGCTAAGCTATTTGAAGACAACGTAGCACAAGCTGATGATAATTATGTCAAGGCATTACTGACATCGGGCTTGACACCTTTTGGGCAAACCAATGCGCCTGAATTTGGCTTTAAAAATATTTCTGACTCAGCCCTCTATGGTGATACACGTAATGTCTGGAACCCTGCTCATTATTCTGGTGGGTCTTCCGGTGGTGCTGCATCTGCTGTTGCTTCGGGTATCTTTCCCATGGCAGGGGCTTCAGATGGTGGTGGTTCCATCCGAATTCCAGCCTCTTTCTCTGGTCTGATTGGCCTAAAAGTAACGCGTGGCTTAATGCCTCAAGGCCCAGACAGCTACCGAGGGTGGCAAGGGGCATCGACTAGCGGTGCTTTGACTGTCTCTGTTCGTGATACTGCTCATTTTTTGGCAGAGATGCAGCGCATGCAAGAAGCTGATCCCTATCAAGCTACCTTATTAGATAAGGTAGCCCTACACAATCTGACTGAAATTGATCGCCCATTAACGATTGCTTACTCTTTTGACACACCGATTGCAGGTATTTCCATTTCGGATACAGCAAAAGCAGCACTCCAAAAAGCCATTGATTTCTTGAAGTCTCAAGGACATCATGTCACGGAAGTCCCTTTTCCGCTTGACGCCCGTCCCTTGATCCAAGCCTACTATCAGATGAATGCTGCAGAAACCTATGCTATGCTCAAACCTTGGGAAGATGCAAGGGGCAGACACCTGACAAAAGATGATGTTGAACCCTTAACTTATGCCTTGCTAGAAGCTGGTCGACACATTAATGCTGCCTCTTATATTCAAGCCTTAAGCTCATGGGATACAGCCTGTGCCACTTTTGATGACACCCTGTTTAGCCAGATCGATTTTTTCCTGACACCTACAACAGCAAAGACAGCACCCAGAATTGATGCCAGCTTAATCCCAGATGATCTACTAGAAAAACTAGCAAACACTAGTAACTATGATTTAGGTCAACAACTCACACATATCGAGCAAGCGTTTGAAAG
The DNA window shown above is from Lactococcus paracarnosus and carries:
- a CDS encoding MucBP domain-containing protein yields the protein MKKSKQEFSTQTNYRSLKQFSSILMCGLVLSGAMLPSTTALADTQSSSSSHAKTPSLVTSSAANTVDNMVSEAKITSPAISGELMINYVDANGVKIKTSDSYLGYVGDAVDLSSYESSFKGYTFSSADKSITELIDQDQTVTLTFVKDQVKSGTLTVNYVDDSGNQIQAPKTVSGSVGDAVDLTSYETAISGYKFGTADKAITALTAQDQTVTLTYTHDISGELTINYVDTNGVKIKTSDSLIGYVGDAVDLSSYESSFNGYTFSAADKAITELTAQDQTVTLTFVKDQVKSGTLTVNYVDDSGRQIQAPKTVSGYVGDAVDLVSYETAISGYTFSAADKSITALTAQDQTVTLTYTHDISGELTINYVDANGVKIKTSDSLIGYVGDAVDLSPYESSFNGYTFSTADKTITELTAQDQTVTLTFVKDQVKSATLTVNYVDASGKQIQAPKTVSGSVGDAVDLASYETVITGYTFSTADKSITALTAQDQTVTLTYTPAISGELMINYVDANGVKIKTSDSYLGYVGDAVDLSSYESSFKGYTFSAADKSITELTDQDQTVTLTFVKDQVKSGTLTVNYVDDSGNQIQAPKTVSGYVGDAVELVSYETAISGYKFGTADKSITALTAQDQTVTLTYTHDISGELTINYMDANGVKIKTSDSLIGYVGDKVDLQKYETAVTGYTFSTADKTITELTANAQTVTLIYTK
- a CDS encoding transporter substrate-binding domain-containing protein, whose translation is MNKKLILGLALFAITSFGILSACGKEATTKAKQKEIIVATNANSKPNTYMENDKLTGYDIELTRAVFKQLPEYKLKFQVIDFNSVLSGVDNGRFQMAANALSWTAERAEKYGYSLPLSKSATSVAVKPGMKVKTLTDLAGKTTEVLAGVQVATMLETWNKENPDKAMHLTYMDASYPLTSYVSDVDSGKSDFVMYDQISLTQIIKQQNYNLKVQPIDLGNTDKHTGFNYFIFGKDHDDKDLQKKVDDVLVKLYKDGTMGKLSEKYLGGNFIPRKDEMSDAKD
- a CDS encoding amidase family protein, yielding MPRIKDATYWAEKLRQGKVIASDLLLLTEQKISDINPRYNALVAYDIAKAQDDMSTTKTGFFAGLPFPLKMLGQDHAGLPSTASAKLFEDNVAQADDNYVKALLTSGLTPFGQTNAPEFGFKNISDSALYGDTRNVWNPAHYSGGSSGGAASAVASGIFPMAGASDGGGSIRIPASFSGLIGLKVTRGLMPQGPDSYRGWQGASTSGALTVSVRDTAHFLAEMQRMQEADPYQATLLDKVALHNLTEIDRPLTIAYSFDTPIAGISISDTAKAALQKAIDFLKSQGHHVTEVPFPLDARPLIQAYYQMNAAETYAMLKPWEDARGRHLTKDDVEPLTYALLEAGRHINAASYIQALSSWDTACATFDDTLFSQIDFFLTPTTAKTAPRIDASLIPDDLLEKLANTSNYDLGQQLTHIEQAFESSLAYTPYNFISNLTGQPALSLPVYLEAETNLPQGVQLWGRKNSEILMLRLARQFEAHDQFILPDYYRS